Genomic segment of Chloroflexota bacterium:
CTTGGAGTGTTCCTACGTTTATCCCTATTGAAGTATCGCCGGGATTGTTCCCCGAGGTTACCACGCCCTTGGTAGTGGTAACGGAGCCTACCACCAGGGTGGTGTTGATATCTGGGTCGTCAGAGAAGACAACTCCGGTGGCATCCGTATTGCCACTGTTCCCAAAGGTCACCTTATAGAGCAGGGTATCGCCAGGACTGACTACGCCGTTGCTATCGGCATCGGTAAACAGGCTAGCACTCTTGGAGGCAGGATCGATAGCTACTGCCGCGGCGCAGTTGGCCAGGACGGTGTAGTTACCGTGCATGGTGATGGTGGTGCTGGCCGCATTGACATCGGCCACGTTGGCAGTATCACCAGTCCAGTTCACGAAATGGTAACCGTCGGCC
This window contains:
- a CDS encoding IPTL-CTERM sorting domain-containing protein, encoding ADGYHFVNWTGDTANVADVNAASTTITMHGNYTVLANCAAAVAIDPASKSASLFTDADSNGVVSPGDTLLYKVTFGNSGNTDATGVVFSDDPDINTTLVVGSVTTTKGVVTSGNNPGDTSIGINVGTLQGLGLEIVTVTFRVTINSPLSPTVTRVYNQGLISCNEVAPQSTDDPVTIPVGDPTGTDIAHPASVPAVPTLSQWGMIAMALLFCTAMVWLLRRKLTQFGPRLS